The following are encoded in a window of Flavobacterium cupriresistens genomic DNA:
- a CDS encoding lipopolysaccharide biosynthesis protein, with protein sequence MQNTSIKLAATKGIFWSAVDKFAVQFGQFIASIILARILVPEDFGLIGMLTIFIALSQTFIESGLNIGLIQRQDREEVDFSTLFVFNLAVSSFFYLLLFLSAPFIASFFEQPQLTNLARMLSLSLLINAFAIVQRTKLTIAVDFKSIAKSNIIGMLSGGVCGVLAAINGYEVWSLVVQILVGSFASSVSLWFFSNWVPSIAFSRKSFKSLFGYGSKLLAAGLYAQILNNVYTICLGKFYSTVSLGYYTRAKSFADIAAGTITSILQQATFPILTIVQHDKEKLVSIYSRMIRMSAFVIIPLMTLIALLAKPIVVIVLTEKWISLIPLLQWIVFSRVFLPMSAINLNLLKAIGRSDLFLKVDLSKLPFTVLAMIITIPLGVKAIVIGHVVTSALFFVFNAYLPGKLYGYGAIRQIKDTLPFIVATIGMSILVYSMIYFIENLVLQLFLGAILGPITYLFICWLLKLEELKEVWQLFLKAFR encoded by the coding sequence ATGCAAAATACTTCTATAAAATTAGCCGCAACAAAAGGAATTTTTTGGTCAGCGGTGGATAAATTTGCTGTTCAATTCGGACAATTTATAGCGAGTATCATACTTGCCAGAATTTTGGTTCCCGAAGATTTTGGTTTAATAGGCATGTTAACCATTTTTATAGCTTTATCACAAACTTTTATTGAAAGTGGATTGAACATCGGACTAATTCAACGCCAAGACAGGGAAGAGGTTGATTTTTCGACCCTATTTGTTTTCAATTTGGCTGTAAGTAGTTTTTTTTATTTGCTGTTATTTCTATCAGCACCATTTATCGCCTCTTTTTTTGAACAACCTCAATTAACGAATCTAGCGAGAATGTTGAGTTTAAGTCTGCTTATAAATGCTTTTGCAATCGTTCAACGAACGAAACTAACAATTGCAGTTGATTTCAAATCTATAGCAAAAAGTAATATAATCGGAATGCTTTCAGGAGGCGTATGTGGAGTGCTGGCTGCTATAAATGGATATGAAGTCTGGTCTTTGGTTGTTCAAATACTGGTTGGTTCTTTTGCTTCGTCTGTGTCTTTATGGTTTTTTAGTAATTGGGTTCCTTCTATTGCTTTTTCAAGAAAATCATTTAAATCATTATTTGGGTATGGTTCAAAATTACTAGCAGCTGGTTTGTATGCTCAAATTTTAAATAATGTATATACAATTTGTTTAGGGAAATTTTACTCAACGGTTTCATTAGGGTATTACACCAGAGCAAAGAGTTTTGCTGATATAGCGGCAGGTACAATTACAAGTATTCTGCAACAGGCCACATTTCCAATTCTTACTATAGTACAACATGATAAAGAGAAATTGGTTTCTATTTACAGCAGAATGATTCGAATGTCTGCTTTTGTGATTATCCCACTAATGACGCTCATCGCGCTGTTGGCCAAACCGATCGTTGTAATAGTTCTTACCGAAAAATGGATTTCTTTAATTCCACTTTTGCAATGGATTGTTTTTTCACGTGTTTTTCTTCCTATGAGTGCCATAAATTTAAATTTACTAAAGGCAATCGGACGTTCTGATTTGTTTCTAAAGGTAGATTTGTCTAAGCTGCCTTTCACAGTATTAGCTATGATTATTACCATTCCTCTTGGTGTAAAAGCCATAGTAATCGGGCATGTTGTTACATCGGCTTTGTTTTTTGTCTTCAATGCTTACTTGCCAGGAAAATTGTATGGCTATGGAGCAATTAGGCAAATAAAAGACACGCTGCCTTTTATTGTTGCTACGATAGGAATGTCGATTTTAGTATATAGTATGATTTACTTTATAGAGAATTTGGTCTTACAATTATTTTTAGGTGCTATTCTTGGGCCGATAACCTATTTGTTTATTTGTTGGTTATTGAAATTAGAGGAGCTTAAAGAGGTTTGGCAATTGTTTTTGAAGGCATTTCGCTAA
- a CDS encoding CDP-glycerol glycerophosphotransferase family protein has translation MAQLKLFIKKFVPEILWISLIRIYNFTKLRAAFDWYEIKQAPKKHRKALQLVRGKEKVKVAFFLTHESVWKYDVLFDLMLKHPKFEPFLFVCPVVDYGVENMQFEMDKTFRAFKNKGYDVIKTYDNEAKKYLDIKKSFEPDLVFYTNPYEGLQDYRYYIKQFSRTLTCYVPYAVMTVNFEFIYNLNFHNLVWKIFAETPLHKEIALQKQKNKGRNTIVTGYPGFDPLLINKNLNHTVWKNKNLALKKIIWAPHHSMTELNRVANFLEYHDFFLELAEKYKDKVQIAFKPHHLLRVKLEQDVNWGKEKTDNYYNKWSSLENGQFDNGDYIALFLTSDALIHDCGSFMGEYLITGKPSLFMVREESVMEYWNVFGEKAVAAHYQSRNKKQVVDFIEKVVLNEKDWMKEERDNFVQNILIPKNRKTASENILEYLERQIFS, from the coding sequence ATGGCACAATTAAAATTATTTATTAAAAAGTTCGTACCTGAAATACTATGGATTTCGTTAATCAGGATTTATAATTTCACCAAATTAAGAGCTGCTTTTGATTGGTATGAAATCAAACAAGCACCTAAAAAGCACCGAAAAGCACTTCAGCTTGTGAGAGGAAAAGAAAAAGTAAAAGTTGCTTTCTTTTTGACTCATGAATCAGTTTGGAAATATGATGTTCTTTTTGATTTAATGCTAAAACATCCAAAATTTGAACCATTTCTATTCGTTTGTCCTGTGGTAGATTATGGCGTGGAAAACATGCAGTTTGAAATGGATAAAACATTCAGAGCTTTTAAAAATAAAGGCTATGATGTTATTAAAACCTATGATAATGAAGCAAAAAAGTACTTGGATATAAAAAAAAGTTTCGAACCGGACCTTGTGTTTTATACCAATCCGTACGAAGGATTGCAGGATTATCGGTATTACATAAAACAGTTTTCAAGAACCTTAACTTGTTATGTACCTTATGCTGTTATGACAGTTAATTTTGAATTTATTTATAATTTAAATTTTCATAATCTTGTTTGGAAAATTTTTGCCGAAACTCCACTTCATAAAGAAATCGCATTGCAAAAACAAAAAAATAAAGGAAGGAATACTATTGTAACAGGCTATCCGGGATTCGATCCGTTATTAATCAATAAAAATCTAAATCATACAGTTTGGAAAAATAAAAATTTAGCGCTGAAAAAGATTATATGGGCACCACATCATTCAATGACTGAGTTGAATAGAGTAGCAAATTTTTTAGAATACCATGACTTTTTTTTAGAATTGGCTGAAAAGTATAAGGATAAGGTACAAATTGCATTTAAACCACACCATCTGTTAAGAGTTAAATTAGAACAAGACGTTAATTGGGGCAAAGAAAAAACAGACAACTATTATAATAAATGGTCAAGCTTAGAGAATGGCCAATTTGACAATGGTGATTATATAGCTCTTTTTTTAACTTCAGATGCATTGATTCACGATTGCGGTTCATTTATGGGGGAATATCTGATCACAGGAAAGCCTTCCCTTTTTATGGTCAGAGAGGAATCGGTTATGGAATACTGGAATGTTTTTGGGGAGAAAGCAGTAGCAGCGCATTATCAGTCCAGAAATAAAAAACAGGTAGTCGATTTTATTGAAAAAGTGGTATTGAATGAAAAGGATTGGATGAAAGAAGAACGTGATAATTTTGTTCAGAATATTTTAATTCCAAAAAATAGAAAGACTGCTTCTGAAAACATATTGGAGTATTTAGAGCGTCAAATCTTTTCGTAA
- a CDS encoding DegT/DnrJ/EryC1/StrS family aminotransferase: MISFLDLKKINEPYEAAFQEKLKSVLHNGWYILGKETETFEKAFAKYCNAEYCIGVGNGLDALTLIFKAYIQLGKLRKGDEVIVPANTYIASILAILQADLVPVLVEPKLETYTLNPDLISEKITSKTKAILAVHLYGQLAEMDQINAIARENNLLIIEDAAQSHGAGKSLKFKVESQKTRNNNLQSAVAYSFYPGKNLGALGDGGAITTNDPKLAKVLFSLRNYGSEKKYYNEFIGVNSRLDELQAAFLNLKLPNLDLDNDKRRVIAKRYLAEIKNDKIILPVWDLSKNHVFHLFVVRTRNREDLQEYLVRNNIQTVIHYPIPPHQQHAFPNWNQLSFPITEKIHDEVLSLPMSPVLTDSEVDFIVEILNKY, translated from the coding sequence ATGATTTCTTTTTTAGATCTGAAAAAAATAAACGAGCCGTACGAAGCTGCTTTTCAGGAAAAACTGAAATCGGTTTTGCATAACGGCTGGTATATATTAGGGAAAGAAACCGAGACATTTGAAAAGGCTTTTGCTAAATATTGTAATGCTGAATATTGTATTGGAGTGGGGAATGGTCTGGATGCTTTGACATTGATTTTTAAAGCCTATATTCAATTAGGGAAACTCCGAAAAGGAGACGAAGTTATTGTTCCTGCCAATACCTATATTGCGAGTATTTTAGCCATTTTGCAAGCCGATTTGGTTCCGGTTTTAGTCGAACCCAAATTAGAGACCTATACGCTAAATCCGGATTTAATTTCGGAAAAAATCACTTCAAAAACGAAAGCCATTTTAGCAGTTCATTTGTATGGTCAATTGGCAGAAATGGATCAGATCAATGCCATTGCAAGAGAGAATAATTTGTTAATTATTGAAGATGCAGCACAGTCTCACGGGGCAGGAAAAAGTTTAAAGTTTAAAGTCGAAAGTCAAAAGACTCGAAACAACAATCTACAATCAGCAGTCGCCTACAGCTTTTATCCGGGGAAAAATTTGGGAGCTTTAGGCGATGGTGGAGCTATTACAACAAATGACCCCAAATTGGCAAAAGTGCTGTTTTCACTACGCAATTACGGTTCTGAAAAAAAATATTATAATGAATTTATTGGTGTAAATTCGAGATTAGACGAATTGCAAGCTGCTTTTTTGAACTTAAAACTGCCCAATTTAGATCTTGATAATGATAAACGTCGTGTCATTGCAAAACGGTATTTGGCAGAAATTAAAAACGATAAAATAATACTTCCTGTTTGGGATTTGTCGAAAAATCATGTGTTTCATTTATTTGTTGTTCGAACAAGAAATAGAGAAGATTTGCAAGAATATTTAGTACGAAACAATATTCAGACGGTTATTCATTATCCAATTCCGCCACATCAACAGCATGCATTCCCGAATTGGAATCAGTTATCGTTTCCGATTACGGAGAAAATTCATGATGAAGTTTTGAGTTTGCCAATGAGCCCGGTCTTGACGGATTCAGAAGTAGATTTTATTGTTGAGATTTTAAATAAGTATTAA
- a CDS encoding trimeric intracellular cation channel family protein — protein MFHLLDLIGTMAFAMSGALTAMHKKLDPFGVFIIAFVTAVGGGTLRDVLIGRTPVGWMKDLQYVYVITFGFFLAILFRKKFDRLRTSLFLFDTIGLGVFTLIGLEKGISIGLHPIICIALGTMTACFGGVIRDILCTEIPTIFRREIYATICILGGAVFFILKKMNLEDDLLYLITSLVIIIVRLMAVKYKWYLKAFDHK, from the coding sequence ATGTTCCATTTATTAGACCTGATCGGTACGATGGCCTTTGCGATGTCCGGCGCTTTAACAGCAATGCATAAAAAATTAGACCCGTTTGGGGTTTTTATTATTGCTTTTGTTACAGCCGTTGGAGGAGGAACCCTGCGTGATGTTTTAATAGGCAGAACGCCGGTTGGATGGATGAAAGATCTGCAATATGTTTACGTTATTACTTTCGGGTTTTTTCTGGCCATTCTTTTCAGAAAAAAGTTTGACAGACTACGAACTTCTTTGTTTCTTTTTGATACCATCGGGTTGGGCGTTTTTACCTTAATTGGATTAGAAAAAGGAATTTCAATTGGTTTACATCCCATAATTTGTATTGCTCTTGGCACCATGACGGCTTGTTTTGGAGGTGTTATTCGTGATATTTTATGTACGGAGATTCCAACAATCTTCAGAAGAGAAATTTATGCTACGATCTGTATTTTAGGAGGAGCCGTTTTCTTTATACTAAAAAAAATGAATCTGGAGGATGATCTTTTGTATTTGATAACTTCTTTGGTAATCATTATAGTGAGGCTGATGGCGGTAAAATACAAATGGTATCTGAAAGCATTTGATCACAAATAG
- a CDS encoding GNAT family N-acetyltransferase, which produces MTKYTVKKYDQNDFAIWNDFLAKAKNATFLFHRNFMQYHQDRFEDFSLLVFKNEKLIAVLPANKEGDLVYSHQGLTYGGLVYKDQTKLSTVLAVFQSVLFFLNESGIQKIIVKTLPSIYHLKPAEEILYVLFVAQGKLIRRDSLSVIDLSQKNTVSKIRKRGFQKAVSNQLHIKEENDFELFWNEILIPNLDKKHKAIPVHSLEEISRLKVLFPDNIRQFNVYFEDKIVGGTTVFETETVAHCQYISKLEQDDRLGSLDFLYQHLIQERYAKKRFFDFGISNENQGKKLNEGLSYWKESFGASTIIHDFYEVETSNYSLLNNVLI; this is translated from the coding sequence ATGACGAAATATACGGTAAAAAAATACGATCAAAATGATTTTGCAATTTGGAATGACTTCCTTGCGAAGGCCAAAAATGCAACTTTTTTATTTCATCGTAATTTTATGCAGTATCATCAGGATCGTTTTGAAGATTTTTCGCTTCTTGTTTTTAAAAATGAAAAATTAATAGCGGTTTTACCGGCTAATAAAGAAGGTGATTTGGTGTATTCGCATCAGGGACTTACCTACGGAGGCTTGGTTTATAAGGATCAGACCAAGTTGAGCACAGTGCTTGCTGTTTTTCAGTCTGTTCTGTTTTTTTTGAATGAAAGTGGAATTCAAAAAATAATTGTTAAAACGCTTCCTTCAATTTATCATTTAAAACCCGCCGAAGAAATTTTATATGTTTTGTTTGTAGCTCAAGGGAAGTTGATCCGTCGGGATTCCCTTTCTGTTATTGATTTGTCGCAAAAAAATACGGTTTCAAAAATTAGAAAAAGAGGTTTTCAAAAAGCAGTTTCAAATCAGTTGCATATCAAAGAAGAAAATGATTTTGAATTGTTCTGGAATGAAATTCTGATTCCCAATCTGGATAAAAAACACAAGGCAATACCGGTTCATTCCTTAGAAGAAATTAGTCGGTTAAAGGTACTTTTTCCCGATAATATTCGTCAGTTTAACGTTTATTTTGAAGACAAAATCGTAGGGGGAACAACTGTTTTTGAAACAGAAACAGTAGCACACTGCCAGTATATTTCGAAGTTGGAACAAGACGATCGTTTAGGAAGTTTAGATTTTTTATATCAACATCTTATTCAGGAAAGATATGCCAAAAAGCGTTTTTTTGACTTTGGGATTTCTAATGAAAATCAGGGCAAAAAACTAAATGAAGGATTGTCCTATTGGAAGGAAAGCTTCGGAGCCAGCACTATAATTCACGATTTTTACGAAGTTGAAACTTCCAATTATAGCTTACTAAATAACGTTTTGATATGA